TCCCGAGGCAGATAGCTATGCATCTGTGCAAGACCATGACCCACTCGTCCCTCAGCGATATCGGCAGGAAGTTCGGGGGCAAAGACCACTCTACAGTCATACACGCCTGCAAGCTTATTGAAGAGCAGAGAAAGAACGATAAAGACTTCAACGCCAAGGTTGAATACCTGATAAAAAAATTACGCGAGATCTAATAACATAATAAATTCATAGTCTGAAATTTCAGGAGGGGAAAATGAAGCTCAGGATAGAAAAAGAAGAACTGCAGAAGGCGTTACAGAATATCCAGGGGATCGTGGACAAGAAGACGACAATGCCTATTCTAAGCCATTTCATGCTGAAGGTCGAAAAGGCCGCATCATCCATAATGGCCACTGACCTGGAGATAGCGCTGAAAGGCCCTGTGGATGGAGAGATAATAGAGAAAGGCAGCATCTGTATCCCGGCAAGAAAACTCTTTGAGATAGTAAAAGAGGCAGATGGAGATATCCTTCTTGAATCACAGGAGAATAACTGGCTGAGGGTCACATCCGGCAAAAGCACTTTTAAGCTGATGGGCCTGCCTGAGGAAGAGTATCCGACACTGCCTGCAATGACAAAGGCAGAGGATATCAGCCTGGATGCCGGCGCATTCAAAAATATGATAGAAAAGACCGTCTATGCCACAGGCGAGAGCGACACAAGGTACACCCTGAACGGCCTGCTGATACACCTCGTGCCGGGAAAGAAGGCCACAGAGATAATTATGGTGGGAACCGACGGGCACAGGCTTGCCATCATCGCAAACAAGATTGCTGGAGATATCTCCGGAGAGATGAAGCTCATCCTGCCTAAAAAGGCCGCCCTGGAACTCAGGAGGATACTTGAAACAAGTTCAGGCGAGATAACACTGCACCTCGACAAGAACCATATCTTCTTTACGATAGGGGATATAGTCCTGACATCAAGGCTCATTGAGGGAAACTATCCCAACTATGACCAGGTGATACCGAAGGGCAATGAAAGAGAAGTAGTGATAGATAAGGCCACCTGCCTGAAGGCGCTGAGAAGGACCTCGATAATGAGCAGGGAGAGGACAAACGCGGTCAGGTTTGACATAGAGGCCGGCAAGATCACCCTCATCTCAATAAACCCGGATATCGGCGAGGCAAGAGAGGAGATAGCAGCCCAGTACAAGGGAGATCCGGTATCCATCGGATACAACGCGCGCTACCTTATGGATGCCATTCAGGCGATGGACGGTGAATCAATAAGGTTCGAGATACAGGAACCTTTGAGCCCCACTCTGCTTGTAGAGACAGGCGGAGAAGGCGCCAGATGCGTAATCATGCCGATGAGGGTCTGAGAAAAAAGTTTAAAAACGGAAAGCGAAAATTAAGGGGACATAGATGAACGAAAATACGAACGAAAATACTAAAGAAGTAAAAGAAGACAGCTACGGTGCAGGGGATATCAAAGTTCTTAAGGGCCTGGACGCAGTAAGAAAGAGGCCGGCGATGTACATAGGAAGCACGGGTTTTGACGGACTTCACCACCTCGTTTATGAGATAGCAGACAACAGCGTTGATGAGGCGCTTGCCGGCTACTGCAACGAGATAAATATCACCATACATCTTGACGGCAGCATAACCGTTGTTGACAACGGCAGGGGTATCCCGACCGGCGTGCATCCGACAGACCCTGAAAAGAGAACGGCCGCTGAGATAGCGCTTACCGAGCTTCACGCTGGGGGCAAGTTCGAGAACAAGGCGTACGCCATATCCGGCGGGCTCCACGGCGTGGGCGTATCTGTGGTAAATGCCCTTTCAGAATGGCTTGACCTTGAGATCAAGCAGAACGGCGAGGTATGGGAACAGCACTATAAAAGGGGAATCCCGGCAGGCCCGCTCACAAAGGTGGGCAAGACAAAGAAGAGGGGCACAAAGGTCACCTTCAAGCCTGATACAGAGATATTCGAGAGCGTTGAATTCAGTTATGACACCCTGAGCAACAGGTTCAGAGAGATCGCATATTTAAATAAAGGCATTACTATCAAGGTTGCTGACGAGAGGTCGGGCAAAGAAGATGAATACCATTACGAAGGCGGCATAGTCTCGTTCGTTGAACACCTTAACAAGAACAAGACCCCGCTTCACCCCAACCCGATATACGTTGAGAAAGAGAAGGACGGGACATCTGTTGAGGTGGCGCTCCAGTACAATGACGGATACTCTGAGACGCTCTACTCTTTTGCAAATAACATCAATACAAAAGAAGGCGGCACGCATCTCGTCGGCTTTAAATCAGCGCTTACAAGAACGGCCAATACTTACGCGGCCGCAAACGGCATAATCAAGAACCAGAAAGAGAGCCTTACCGGTGATGACATACGGGAAGGCCTGACAGCGATAATAAGTGTAAAACTCCCTAACCCTCAGTTTGAGGGACAGACCAAGACAAAGCTCGGGAACAGCGAGATGAAAGGGATCGTGGAGACCCTTGTCAATGACACGCTCGGCTATTATTTTGAGCAGAACCCCTCTGTCGCGAAGAAGATAATCGAAAAGGCTATCCAGGCATCAAGGGCAAGGGACGCCGCGAGAAAAGCAAGAGACCTTACGAGGCGCAAAGGCGCGCTTGAAGACACCGGCCTGCCGGGCAAGCTGGCTGACTGCGCTGAGAAGAGCCCCGAGCTTAGCGAGATATTCATAGTAGAGGGAGATTCCGCCGGCGGCTCCGCGAAACAGGGCCGGGACAGGCAGAACCAGGCGATCCTCCCGCTTAAAGGAAAGATACTCAATGTCGAGAAGGCGCGTTTTGACAAGATGCTTAACTCCGATGAGATAAAGATATTGATAACAGCTTTGGGCACGGGTATCGGCTCTGATGATTTCAATATCGCAAAGGCGCGTTACCACAAGGTCATAATCATGACTGACGCTGACGTGGACGGCGCGCATATAAGGACGCTTCTTTTGACATTCTTCTTCAGGCAGATGCATGAGATGATCGAAAGGGGATACCTTTACATCGCCCAGCCACCGCTCTTCAAGGTGAAGAAGGGCAAGACTGAAAAATACATACAGAATGAGCGGGAGCTGGAGGATATGCTCTTTGAACTTGCCTCAGATGAAATAAAGATACAGGCTGACGGCAGCCTGCTTACCGGCAAGGCCATCATCCCGTTTATCAAAAAAATGTCAAAACTTGCCAAGCTCACCGAATGGTACGCAAGAAGAAAGATCGATACAAAGATCATTAACGCTATCATTGACCTTGGCGGGAACAAAGAGAGCATAAAAGATAACGCAAGCATAAAAGGCCTGCTCAAACAGCTTAAGCCGAAATTCCCCGGGCTGTCAGAAACGATAGAAGAAGATGAGGAGCATCAGGCGTTCCGGGCACGGACAGAAAGAGACGGCATGACCCTTGTTATTGACAACGAACTCTTCGCCTCCCCTGATTTCAGGGAATTTCAGGCCCTGCGCTCAGGACTGAAAGAACTCGGGCGGCCGCCGTTCAAGATCATCCATGAAGAAGAGGCAATCGAGTTTGAAAAGATAAGGGACCTGCTTGACCATATATTATCGATAGCAAAACATGGCATAAACATACAGAGGTACAAAGGCCTCGGCGAGATGAACCCCCAGCAGCTATGGGAGACGACCATGGACCCGAAGAAGAGAACTCTCCTTCAGGTAAGCATTGAAGACGCGGTAAAGTGCGAACATATATTCACAACGCTTATGGGCGACAATGTCGAGCCGAGAAAGGCGTTTATCGAACAGCACGCGCTTGAGGTAAGCAATTTAGATATTTAAAGACAGCTTTCAGCGATTAGCTGTCAGCAGTCAGTTATTATTTCACTCATTAATTCCTGACAACTGATAGCTGACAGCTTTTATAAAGGAGATTACATGGAACGTTCAGTGATAAATATTGAAGAAGAGATGAAGACATCCTACCTTAATTACGCGATGAGCGTAATTATAGGCAGGGCGCTTCCTGATGTAAGGGACGGGCTCAAGCCTGTCCAGCGCAGAATACTCTACGCGATGCTCAGGGAAGGATTGCTTCCGGGCAAGCGATACTCCAAATGCGCCGGCGTTGTCGGAGAGGTGCTCAAGAAGTACCACCCGCACGGCGACTCAGCGGTCTATGACGCGCTTGTCAGGCTTGCGCAGGACTTTAATATGCGGAATATCCTTGTCGACGGGCAGGGCAACTTCGGCTCTGTTGACGGCGACCCTGCTGCCGCGTACCGTTATACAGAGGCAAAACTTACAAAGATAGCAGAAGAGATGCTCACTGACATAGACAAGGAGACAGTTGACTTCATCCCCAACTATGACGAGACAACTACCGAGCCTACTGTGCTGCCTTCAAAGGTTCCGAACCTTATCATCAACGGCTCAGCAGGAATAGCGGTCGGCATGGCGACAAATATCCCGCCGCACAATCTCGGCGAGATAGTGGACGGCCTTCTTATGATGATAGCCGACCCTGATGTCGAGATATCCGCACTGATGAAGAAGATCAAGGGGCCTGACTTCCCGACAGGCAGCGCCATATACGGGAAAAAAGGCATAGCTGACGCCTACATGACAGGCAGGGGACTGATAAGGATCAGGGCAAAGACGGTTGAAGAAGAGTACTCAAAAGGCACGCGCATCATCATCACGGAACTGCCTTATCAGGTGAATAAATCAAGGCTCGTGGAGAAGATAGCCGAGCTTGTGCGCGAAAAGAAGATCGAGGGCATCTCCGATCTGCGGGATGAATCAGACCGCAAAGGGATAAGGGTTGTGATCGAACTGAAGAAAGGCGCTTTCCTCCAGGTCGTGCTCAACCAGCTTTACAAACATACGCCGATGGCAACCACATTCGGTGTCATACTCCTTGCCATAGTCAACGGACAGCCGAAGGTGCTTAACCTTGCGCAGATGCTCTCTCTCTTTCTGGACCACAGGCGTATTATCATCAGAAGAAAGACCGAGTTCGAGCTGAGAAAGGCCAGGGAAAGGGCCCACATACTTGAAGGTCTCAAGATAGCTCTTGATAATCTTGACGCGATAATCAAGCTCATCAGGGCGTCAAAGACCCCTTCCGAGGCGCTTGAGGGGCTGATGAATAAATTCCCTCTTACAAAGATACAGGCGCAGGCGATACTCGATATGAAGCTCCAGAGGCTTACGGGGCTTGAGCGCGACAAGATCATCGAGGACTATGAAGCGCTTATCAAGGAGATAGAGAGGCTTATATCGATCCTGGCGAGCCCTGAACTCATCAATAACATAATCAAGGAAGAGCTGGCCGAGATAAAGGAAAAGTACGCTGACAAGAGGCGCACGACGATCACAGGCGAGGCAGAGGATATAACCATAGAAGATCTCATCACTGAAGAAGATATGGTTGTCACGATCTCCCGCCTTGGTTTTGTAAAACGGACAGCGGCAGACCTCTACAAGAGCCAGAAGAGGGGCGGCACCGGAAAGAAGGGCATGTCTCTAAGGGGCGGCGCCGGAAAGAAAGGCACGGATGGAACAGCCGTTACATCAGCTGACGCGCAATCTCCTGTAATTGAGAGAGAGGAGGATATGGTCGAGACCCTCTTTAAGGCCTCGACACATGACTACGCCCTATTCTTTACGAATTTCGGCAGGCTCTACTGGCTCAAGGTCTACGAAATCCCGGAGGGCGACAGGGCAACAAAGGGCAGGGCCATCGTAAACCTCCTGAAAATATCCCCGCATGAAAGGATAACAGCGGTATTCCCTGTCAAAGAGTTCCGGGAAGACCAGTATCTGGTCATGGCAACAAGAAAGGGCACCGTCAAGAAGACGGCGCTTGAGGCATACAGCCATCCGAGGGCAAACGGCATTAACGCCATATCGCTTGAAGAGGGAGACGAACTCGTAGGCGTGAGGATAACCGGCGGGAATGAGGACATTAACCTCAGCACAAAGAACGGCCTCTCGATACGCTTCAATGAAAAAGATGTCAGGTCCATGGGGCGCACCGCAAAGGGAGTGAGAGGCATCAGGCTCAAAGCTGATGATGAGGTCGTCTCTGTGGATGTTCTGGATGAAGAGACCACACTACTCACTGTTACACAGAACGGGTTCGGCAAGAGAACCAGGGCAAGTGAATACAGGCTTCAGAGCAGGGGCGGCAAGGGAGTCTTCACTATCAAGGTCACGCCCAAGAACGGCAAGGTGGTCGGCGTACTCAAGGTCACAAAAGATGACGAGATAATAATCATAGCCAACAGCGGCAAGCTCATCCGCATGAAGGCATCAAGCATATCCCTTATCGGCAGGGCAACCCAGGGTGTCACCCTCATAAAGCTCGCGGAAAACGACAAGGTCGTCGGGATCGCGCTTGTTGCTGAGAAAGATGAAGAAGATATTAATGAGGATATGGCTGAGAAGAAATAAAGCCTTTTGAAAATAAAACAGCTTAAAGAGCTGTTGGATGAACTCTACAGCAGTTCCTTCAACAGCTCTTTGTAGTTTGGAAGGGCATCAACGATCTCAACACCTATGCTGTTGGTCAGTTTATGCGGAGGGGTCTTGTACAGCCACTTTACCCTGCAGTTCAGGCAGACAGGTTCTTTGCCTTGGGGTTCAAGCCTGACCTGAACTTCCGAGCCTGTAGAAATTCCCATCTCCTCATCCATGGGAAGCGTTCTCATGTATAAGCCATCCTCACAAATGCTGCTTGTAAAGCCCTGGAACGCTGAGTCCCCGTATAACAGCCTGGCCTTAATATTGACCATCTTCTTTGTAAGGCATATCATGTCTGAACTCCTTTATGTTTTTCAGGGATTGCGAAGTTTAAAATCAGGTTCTTATTCTGTTTATATCATTAAAAACCCCTTGCCTGCAAATTTAAAGTTGTCATAGACGGATAATTATGGCTTATTGGTATGATTGCGCAACTAAATGCTGCGAACGGTTCGTCAGTCTTCCCACCAGAGCCCATACCCGTAATGCCAGGGATAACCCATTTCAAAGCGGTGCCGGGGATATCTGTAATAGTCTTCCTTCCCCTCTTCCCAGAGATAAAGCTCTATTATCTTAAAAAGAGGATAAGTGTATTCGATCTCATCGATCATGCCTTTGCGCGTCCCGATATATTCACCGGCGATCGTGACCTCCCTCTTTTCCTGAAAGATCATAGGGTCAAGTATCCTGGCGCTGCCGGGGAAGAGCGCCAGAAACCTGCCTGCGGAATTATCAATGCCCTGATGGTATCCCCTTGAATCAACAGGAACGTACAGCGCCTCGATAAGCGAGCCTTCCTTTGTCAAAGTGGTTTTAGCTATGACCCCTCCGAACATAAGGGTCTTGCCCTGATAGAAACCCGGGTTTTGGGCCACATCTGACAATGTGAAGTTGTAAACAGATTGCCCGACAAGGCCCTGCCTGAGGACAGGCGCGCAGGATATAAGGATCATTGAGGCTATTATTATGAAGGCCGTCCTTCTCATATCTACATCTTACTTGATTTTATAATGAGAGTAAAATGTATGGGTGGTAAACGCTTATGTCAGAAATACAGGATTGGGGCGAGATGCTGTCGGGCGGGCCTATTAACTCATGCTGAGCAGTTTTTTTTCCATAGACAATCGGCCTGAGAACAGTCATTTGACAGATTGGTCCCGAAACAATCAAAGTTGCCTTCCGCTACCTGTATCGCGCGGATAAGATCCTCTTTCTTCATGTTTGTATCGTTTATGCCTAACTCCTTTGCAATTTTCTTTATGTCTTTGAGTTTCATTTGATCCCCCGTATTAAACTGAAATTAAATTAATAAGCCGGATGGTTCTTTCGAGAACCAAATTCTTCCGCAAGCACCTTCCTCAGAAAATCACATTCCACGCAATTTGCTATCTTCTGTGCAAATGTGCCCTGCCTTTCGCCGTTACAAAATGTTCCGGCAACTGCCCAGCATCCCCTGCCTGCGTTAAAACCGCCATGCACCCCGTGATAATTATCATCAATGCTTGAAGGACAGACGCCAAGCTCAGCCGCCTTGCTGCCGCCCGGCTCTCTGCCGCATTTTTTAAATTCCCAGCAATTTAGTTTTTTATTGTCATTCATGTGAGCCAAAACGCAGTGAGGGATTTTACGTTAATAACGTATATCACAATCATATTACATTCTGACAAGAATGAAAATCGGGGGAGAACCCTACTCTGTTATGCTAAATGCCTGAGCGCAGAATAAGGCTGTAATAAGAGGACAATAAAAGAAAATCAACTGACGATCAGCGGGTGTTTCATGAGCTGGTTTCTCTGAGCCGAGCGCACCGTATTCTCAAGAAGCATCGCTATGGTCACAGGCCCTACTCCGCCTGGAACAGGAGTAATAAAAGATGCCTTCTTTTCAACCGATTCAAAATCAACATCGCCGACGATGCTGCCGTCCTTCAGGACATTGATGCCGATGTCCACAACCACAACGCCTTCCTTGACCATGTCTCCTTTGATCAGGCCTTTCACTCCCGTGGCTGAGCAGAGTATATCAGCCTGTCTTGTGAAATTGCCAAGATCCTTTGTCTCTCTGTGGCAGACTGTGACTGTGGCTTCCTTTGCAAGGAACATGAGCGACAGCGGCTTTCCGACCGCGAGGCTCTTGCCGATGACAACGGCATGTTTGCCCTTTATATCAATGCCGTAGCTCTCTATAAGCCTGATGACGCCGAACGGCGTGCAGGGCAGATAGCTTGAGGCGGCATGCATCGCCATACCTTGATAGAGGCTGTCGTAATCGCCGTTCTTGAATATCTGAAATGTGGACTCGTCCGCCGCGAGCCTTCCGACAGAGAGGGAGCCGAGCCCGTCAATATCCTTTTCAGGAAGTATCTCGTTCACTATCCTGCGCGGGTTGATCTTTTTTGGGAGAGGAAAGAGCACGAGAAGCCCGTTTATCCTCTCATCATTATTAATTGCATGAACCTCATTGAGCATCTCATTCACTGAAGCGTCCGCAGGCAGGATATACTCATGCGCCTTTATCCCGGCCTTTTTGCATGCCTTTAATGTCGCGAGAAAATACTGCTTTGCCGCGGGATTGTCATCAAACATAAGCATCCCGAGCCCGACATCAATGCCATGTTCTCTAAGTCCTTCCACATCCTTTTTTACCCTCTCTTTTATCTTTTCCGAGAGGCTTTGCCCCTTCATTATCTCTGCCATGTTGTCCGCCTTCCGATTATCAATAACCGTCTTATTGTTTGTTATGCTAATTTTATCATTGAACTGCGTCTTAATCCATACCATGGAAAATGTTAAACTTAAATACCCGTAGAAAATCAAAGGAGCACAGATGCTGAAAAACATACCGTTAAAAGATATAAAATACGTCCTGCTTGACATGGACGGAACTCTGCTTGACCTTTATTTCGATGATTATTTCTGGAGACACCTCGTACCTGAAAAGTATGCTGAGAAGCATGACATGACATTCGGAGCGGCGCAGGAGTATCTATACAAAACCTACAAGCATCATGAGAGAACCCTGAACTGGTGCGATATCGACTTCTGGTCAAAAGAGCTGAAGCTTGACATCCCGGCGCTGAAGGAGCAGATAAGGCATCTCATTGAAGTGCATCCTCATGTCATTGATTTTCTCAAGATGCTCAGGAAAGAGAAGAAGAAGGTATTCCTTCTTACAAACGCGCATTATAAGACGGTCAATATAAAGTTCAAGAAGACCGCCATAGGAGAATATTTCGACTCTGTGCTCTGCTCTTTTGATGTAGGGCATCCGAAAGAATACCTGGAGTTCTGGGAAAAGGCCGAGAAGAAGCTCGGATTTACAAAAGAGCATTCCCTCTTCATCGATGACACTGAAGATGTGCTGAAGACGGCAAGGGATTACGGGATAAAATACCTCCTCTTCAAGGCGCATGCTAACTCAAAAATTGAGCATGGCAAGTCAGAGCACTTCCAGTCCATCACCGACTTCAGGCAGTTGATGTAGAAGCAGAAAACAACCTTCTTATAAACTCCATTTCTTCTGTCATTCCGGCTTGTCCGGAATCTTTTCCCGTAAGGATTCCGGACAAGCCGGAATGACGCAACGGGTACTTATTAACCTACTCTACTTATTCATCATCTCCAGGAAATCCTTGTTGCTCTTTGTCCCGTTAAGCTTATCAAGCAGGAATTCCATGCTCTCAACAGGACTGAGCGAGTGCAGTACCTTTCTAAGTATCCACATCCTCTGAAGTACATCCCTTTCAACAAGAAGCTCCTCTTTCCTTGTGCCTGAGGCATTGATATTAATGCTCGGGAATACGCGTTTCTCAACGAGTTTTCTGTCGAGGTGAAGCTCCATATTGCCGGTGCCTTTGAACTCTTCAAATATGACATCGTCCATCCTGCTGCCTGTATCAACAAGAGCTGTCGCGATAATCGTAAGACTGCCGCCGTCCTCTATATTTCTCGCGGTTCCGAAGAATCTCTTTGGTTTCTGAAGCGCGTTTGAATCAAGGCCTCCTGAAAGCACCTTGCCGCTTGCGGGTATCACAGCGTTGTAGGCCCTTGCGAGCCTTGTTATGGAATCCAAAAGTATGACCACATTCTTTTTGCTCTCAACAAGCCTCTTCGCCCTCTCCATTACCATCTCCGCGACCTGTATATGCCTCTGCGGCGGCTCATCGAATGTCGATCCGATTATCTCGGTGTCAACCTGCCTCTTCCAGTCGGTGACCTCTTCAGGCCTCTCATCTATAAGAAGGATGATAAGGTGGACTTCAGGATGGTTATGTTTTATAGCCTTTGCTATGGATTGAAGGAGAACTGTCTTTCCTGTTCTCGGCGCCGCGACTATCATGCCCCTCTGCCCCATTCCTATCGGGGTGACAAGCTCCATAACGCGTGTAGAGTAGTCAGTTTTATCATACTCAAGATTTATGCGCTGGGTCGGATAATACGGGATAAGGTTGTCAAAGAGCTGCCGTTTTACGTTCTCATCAGGCGGCTCATGTGTTATCGCCTCAACTTTGAGCAGGGCGAAGTATCTTTCGCTCTCTTTCGGAGGGCGTATCTGCCCTGTGACAAGGTCGCCTGTTCTCAGATTGAATCTCCGGATCTGGGAAGGCGACACATAAATATCATCAGGCCCGGGAAGGTAGCTGTAATCAGGAGAACGGAGAAAACCGAATCCGTCAGGAAGTATCTCAAGCACGCCCTCACCGAATATGAGCCCGGTCTTTTCCGTCTGCGCCTGCAAAATGGCGAATATAAGGTCCTGCTTCCTAAGCCCCCTGGCGCCTTCGATGTTCATCTCTTTGGCTAACTGGGTCAGCTCGGAGATCGGAAGTTCTTTTAATTTAGTTATGTTCATTCCTTCGGATTTCATTACCGGTTTGTTTTCTGTTTTGCTCTCTGCTTTAACTGCCGGCTTACTCTCTGTCTTTGTGTCATTTGCTTTTCTTACCACGGGAATTACTCCTTTTTTGCGAGGTTTTTAATTTGAGGTTTTTATTTGTGGGGTTTCTTAATATGAATTATTGATAAAATATCTATTGAAAGTTTTGCCCTATAAGCTAAAACCGGATATAAAGAAGGACTTCAGTTTGCATAAAGCAGATAAATAGCGTTTTTAACAGAATTTCTTATGATCGTGAAATTTATTTTATTGGAAACATTAACCTGAATGATTATATATCGGGAACAGGTTGAAGAACTATTACAACTATATAGCAGAACATTTTTTTTGTCAATACACCTTTTGTTTTCATATTATTATTATTATTATTTATCATCCGCAGGTTGCATTTTTACAAGGTCTCTGTAAAAATATTTGACCATGGCAGATAACGCGTCTTCGGAAGAGATAGCGGTCTTGATTACATCATCGAGTGAAGAAGAGGCAGCTCGTATCGCTGGTCTTCTTATAGAGGAAAGACTGGCGGCATGCGTTAATATCATCAGAAACATCCGCTCAATCTACGCATGGCAGGGAAAGGTGTGCGATGACGCTGAAGTGCTTATGATAGCTAAAACGCAGAAAAGCCTTTTTGACAGCCTGAAAGACAGGGTAAAGGAACTTCACAGTTATAAAGTGCCGGAGATAATCGCCCTGCCGATCGTAGATGGTTCGGGAGATTAT
This genomic stretch from Nitrospirota bacterium harbors:
- a CDS encoding divalent-cation tolerance protein CutA, with the protein product MADNASSEEIAVLITSSSEEEAARIAGLLIEERLAACVNIIRNIRSIYAWQGKVCDDAEVLMIAKTQKSLFDSLKDRVKELHSYKVPEIIALPIVDGSGDYLRWIRESTGK